Proteins found in one Lepeophtheirus salmonis chromosome 9, UVic_Lsal_1.4, whole genome shotgun sequence genomic segment:
- the LOC121124644 gene encoding uncharacterized protein, with the protein MKCFIIVALVLVGVTTSEVSKPSFLFQGSWLEMKERRSGTVEYLMKLGVSKANATAYSKGPITMQCIQLTEEGYKITGIQPSGTPYNASITWRKEGKRPYTSSGVEMKFDAEVLKDNATNYKLMRFNAYDKTSGSLVFFTQRSFTSEGYMNYSHTIAATEQTAYTLYQKQV; encoded by the exons ATGAAGTGTTTTATCATTGTAGCTCTTGTCTTGGTTGGAGTAACCACTTCTGAGGTTTCCAA GCCATCCTTTTTGTTTCAAGGATCATGGcttgaaatgaaagaaagacGAAGTGGTACAGTAGAGTATTTAATGAAGCTCGGTGTTAGCAAGGCAAATGCCACTGCATATAGCAAAGGTCCAATAACGATGCAATGTATTCAACTAACTGAAGAGGGTTACAAAATTACAGGAATAC agCCCAGTGGTACTCCCTACAATGCCTCTATAACATGGagaaaggaaggaaaaaggCCATACACATCTTCAGGAgttgaaatgaaatttgatgCAGAGGTTTTGAAAGACAATGCTACAAATTATAAGCTAATGCGTTTCAATGCTTATGACAAAACATCAGGCTCTCTGGTTTTCTTCACTCAACGGTCCTTTACGAGTGAAGGGTACATGAATTATAGTCATACAATTGCTGCAACGGAGCAGACCGCTTACACTCTCTACCAAAAACAGGTGTAA